In Herbaspirillum sp. WKF16, one genomic interval encodes:
- the livG gene encoding high-affinity branched-chain amino acid ABC transporter ATP-binding protein LivG, protein MSQTMKNLLEVSGLSMRFGGLLAVDGVSLSVAEKEVFAIIGPNGAGKTTVFNCISGFYQPTTGEIGLDGASIARRPSHEVAQHGLVRTFQNIRLFKSMTVVENLLVAQHRQVNTNLLSGLLKTPAWRRSEKEALQRAAFWLDQLGLTALANREAGTLSYGLQRRVEIARCMITKPRLLLLDEPAAGLNPHEKQELSQLIDRLRREHGVAVLLIEHDMSLIMGISDRILVMEHGKPIVTGTPEQVRSDERVIKAYLGEE, encoded by the coding sequence ATGAGCCAGACAATGAAAAACCTGCTGGAAGTGTCCGGCCTGTCGATGCGCTTCGGCGGCCTGTTGGCGGTGGACGGCGTGTCGCTGTCGGTGGCCGAGAAGGAAGTGTTTGCCATCATCGGCCCCAACGGCGCCGGCAAGACCACGGTGTTCAACTGCATCAGCGGCTTCTACCAGCCCACCACCGGCGAGATCGGCCTGGACGGCGCGTCGATCGCCCGCCGCCCCAGCCACGAGGTGGCGCAGCATGGCCTGGTGCGCACCTTCCAGAACATCCGCCTGTTCAAGTCGATGACGGTGGTGGAGAACTTGCTGGTCGCGCAGCACCGCCAGGTCAACACCAACCTGCTCTCGGGCCTGTTGAAGACGCCGGCCTGGCGCCGTTCCGAGAAGGAAGCGCTGCAGCGCGCCGCCTTCTGGCTGGACCAACTGGGCCTGACGGCGCTGGCCAACCGCGAGGCCGGTACGCTGTCCTACGGATTGCAACGCCGCGTCGAGATCGCGCGCTGCATGATCACCAAGCCGCGCCTGCTGCTGCTGGACGAGCCGGCCGCCGGCCTGAATCCGCACGAGAAGCAGGAGCTGTCCCAACTGATCGATCGCCTGCGCCGCGAGCATGGCGTGGCGGTGCTGCTGATCGAACACGACATGAGCCTGATCATGGGCATCTCCGACCGCATCCTGGTGATGGAGCACGGCAAGCCCATCGTCACCGGCACGCCGGAACAAGTGCGCAGCGACGAGCGCGTGATCAAGGCTTACCTGGGAGAAGAATGA
- a CDS encoding high-affinity branched-chain amino acid ABC transporter permease LivM, translated as MPETFKNAVAAALVTAVLTIPLLGMQLQLEGYRVVLNTHWTPVLVAVLAVFLFQLARPALSRTTAGVKLPALPRMQPRQQRAAVLLLLVVALVWPFFGSRGYVDVMTLALIYVVLGLGLNIVVGFAGLLDLGYVGFYAVGAYTYALLNQYFGLTFWECVPLAAAASALFGFLLGFPVLRLRGDYLAIVTLGFGEIIRLLLNNMTSLTGGPDGVSGIPKPTVFGLVMARNPVTEGGTTFHQLFGLNYQGGHMVIFLYFLALLMVLFTYFVTSRLLRMPMGRAWEALREDEIACRSLGINPTRVKLSAFTLGAAFAGLAGSFFAARQGLVTPESFTFIESALILAIVVLGGMGSQLGVILAAILLTVLPEVARSFAEYRMLIFGLVMVLMMMWRPQGLLPATRPHVELPQ; from the coding sequence ATGCCTGAGACTTTCAAGAACGCCGTGGCGGCGGCGCTGGTGACCGCCGTACTGACCATCCCGCTGCTGGGCATGCAGCTGCAGCTCGAGGGCTACCGGGTGGTGCTCAATACGCACTGGACGCCAGTGCTGGTGGCCGTGCTGGCGGTGTTCCTGTTCCAGCTGGCCAGGCCGGCGCTGTCGCGCACCACGGCCGGCGTCAAGCTGCCGGCCTTGCCGCGCATGCAGCCGCGCCAGCAGCGCGCGGCGGTCTTGCTGCTGCTGGTGGTGGCGCTGGTGTGGCCCTTCTTCGGTTCGCGCGGCTACGTCGACGTGATGACGCTGGCGCTGATCTATGTGGTGCTGGGCCTGGGCCTGAACATCGTGGTGGGCTTCGCCGGCCTGCTCGACCTGGGCTACGTGGGCTTCTACGCGGTGGGCGCCTATACCTACGCGCTGCTGAACCAATACTTCGGCCTGACGTTCTGGGAATGCGTGCCGCTGGCGGCCGCGGCCTCGGCGCTGTTCGGGTTCCTGCTGGGCTTCCCGGTGCTGCGCCTGCGCGGCGACTACCTGGCCATCGTCACGCTGGGCTTCGGCGAGATCATCCGCCTGCTGTTGAACAACATGACCAGCCTGACCGGCGGCCCCGACGGCGTCTCCGGCATTCCCAAGCCGACCGTGTTCGGCCTGGTCATGGCGCGCAATCCGGTCACCGAGGGCGGCACCACCTTCCACCAGCTGTTCGGCCTGAACTACCAGGGCGGACACATGGTGATCTTCCTGTACTTCCTGGCCCTGCTGATGGTGCTGTTCACCTACTTCGTCACCAGCCGCCTGCTGCGCATGCCCATGGGGCGCGCCTGGGAGGCGCTGCGCGAAGACGAGATCGCCTGCCGTTCGCTGGGCATCAACCCGACCAGGGTCAAGCTCTCGGCCTTCACGCTGGGCGCGGCCTTCGCCGGCCTGGCCGGTTCCTTCTTCGCCGCCCGCCAGGGCCTGGTGACGCCGGAGTCGTTTACCTTCATCGAGTCGGCGCTGATCCTTGCCATCGTGGTGCTGGGCGGCATGGGCTCGCAGCTGGGCGTGATCCTGGCCGCGATCCTGCTGACGGTGTTGCCGGAAGTGGCGCGCAGCTTCGCCGAGTATCGCATGCTGATCTTCGGCCTGGTGATGGTGCTGATGATGATGTGGCGTCCGCAAGGATTGCTGCCCGCCACCCGTCCGCATGTGGAGCTGCCGCAATGA
- the livH gene encoding high-affinity branched-chain amino acid ABC transporter permease LivH, with product MNELLPQLTQQLVNGLSLGAIYALIAIGYTMVYGIIGMINFAHGEIYMIASYVGLVTLTAIGVQSGYPLPLLLGGALVVSVLVTGLYGWTVERVAYRPLRGGPRLVPLISAIGMSIFLQNYVQIGQGARDMSVPVLISGALEFTMGGDFTVTVPYSRMVIVGVTLLLMIALTLFIARSRMGRACRACAEDMGMANLLGIDTNRVISFTFVLGAMLAAVGGVLIALTIGKLNPYIGFIAGIKAFTAAVLGGIGSIPGAMLGGVLLGLAETFAAGYLPSEYKDVVSFGLLVLILLFRPTGLLGKPDVEKV from the coding sequence ATGAATGAATTGCTCCCACAACTGACCCAGCAGCTCGTCAACGGGCTCTCGCTGGGCGCGATCTACGCGCTGATCGCCATCGGTTACACGATGGTCTACGGGATCATCGGCATGATCAATTTCGCCCACGGCGAGATCTACATGATCGCCTCCTATGTCGGCCTGGTCACCCTGACGGCGATCGGCGTGCAGTCCGGCTATCCGCTGCCGCTGCTGCTGGGCGGCGCGCTGGTGGTGTCGGTGCTGGTGACCGGCCTGTACGGCTGGACGGTGGAGCGCGTGGCCTATCGGCCGCTGCGCGGCGGGCCGCGCCTGGTGCCGCTGATCTCGGCCATCGGCATGTCCATCTTCCTGCAGAACTATGTCCAGATCGGGCAGGGCGCGCGCGACATGTCGGTGCCGGTGCTGATCTCGGGCGCGCTCGAATTCACCATGGGCGGCGACTTCACCGTCACCGTGCCGTATTCGCGCATGGTGATCGTCGGCGTCACGCTGCTGCTGATGATCGCGCTCACGCTGTTCATCGCGCGCTCGCGCATGGGCCGCGCCTGCCGCGCCTGCGCCGAGGACATGGGCATGGCCAACCTGCTGGGCATCGACACCAACCGCGTGATTTCCTTCACCTTCGTGCTGGGCGCGATGCTGGCGGCGGTGGGCGGCGTGCTGATCGCGCTGACCATCGGCAAGCTCAATCCCTACATCGGCTTCATCGCCGGCATCAAGGCCTTCACCGCGGCGGTGCTGGGGGGCATCGGCAGCATCCCCGGCGCCATGCTGGGCGGCGTGCTGCTGGGCCTGGCCGAGACCTTCGCGGCGGGCTACCTGCCGTCGGAGTACAAGGACGTGGTGTCCTTCGGCCTGCTGGTGCTGATCCTGCTGTTCCGTCCGACCGGCTTGCTGGGCAAGCCCGACGTCGAGAAGGTGTGA
- a CDS encoding branched-chain amino acid ABC transporter substrate-binding protein, whose product MKSAIRLSKIALATAAVAAFAGAAHAETVKIAIAGPMTGAVAQYGDMVKAGALTAVEQINAAGGANGNKFEVVLMDDACEPKQAVAVANKIVSQGIKYVIGHVCSGSTIPASDIYENEGVVMITPSATAPQLTEAKPHKYIFRTIGRDDQQGPAAARYVIEKLKPKKVAVLHDKQSYGQGVASSVKSALDAAKVPVVVFEGINAGDSDYSAIITKLKSQGVDFVYFGGYHPEMGLIMRQAREQGVKAVFMGPEGVGNKDITAIAGPASEGMLVTLPADFAADPANAALVKAFTAQKRDPNGPFQMPAYSGVKIIADAIAGSKSTDPDKVAAYIHANSFKTPIGTVEYDKKGDLKAFKFVVFTWHKDATKTEAK is encoded by the coding sequence ATGAAATCCGCAATCCGTCTGAGCAAGATCGCCCTGGCCACCGCCGCAGTTGCCGCCTTCGCGGGCGCCGCACACGCCGAAACCGTCAAGATCGCGATCGCCGGCCCGATGACCGGCGCCGTCGCCCAGTACGGCGATATGGTCAAGGCCGGCGCCCTGACCGCCGTGGAACAGATCAATGCCGCCGGCGGCGCCAACGGCAACAAGTTCGAAGTCGTACTGATGGACGACGCCTGCGAGCCCAAGCAAGCCGTGGCCGTGGCCAACAAGATCGTCAGCCAGGGCATCAAGTACGTGATCGGCCACGTGTGCTCGGGTTCCACCATCCCGGCCTCCGACATCTATGAAAACGAAGGCGTGGTGATGATCACCCCGTCGGCGACCGCGCCGCAGCTGACCGAAGCCAAGCCGCACAAGTACATCTTCCGCACCATCGGCCGCGACGACCAGCAAGGTCCCGCCGCCGCCCGCTACGTGATCGAGAAGCTCAAGCCCAAGAAGGTCGCCGTGCTGCACGACAAGCAGTCCTACGGCCAGGGCGTGGCTTCTTCGGTGAAGTCGGCGCTGGACGCGGCCAAGGTACCGGTGGTCGTGTTTGAAGGCATCAACGCCGGCGACAGCGACTACTCCGCCATCATCACCAAGCTCAAGTCCCAGGGCGTGGACTTCGTCTACTTCGGCGGCTATCACCCCGAAATGGGCCTGATCATGCGCCAGGCGCGCGAGCAGGGCGTCAAGGCCGTGTTCATGGGCCCTGAAGGCGTGGGCAACAAGGACATCACCGCCATCGCCGGTCCCGCTTCCGAAGGCATGCTGGTGACGCTGCCGGCCGACTTCGCCGCCGATCCGGCCAACGCCGCGCTGGTGAAGGCCTTCACCGCGCAGAAGCGCGATCCGAACGGCCCGTTCCAGATGCCGGCCTACTCGGGCGTGAAGATCATCGCCGACGCCATCGCCGGTTCCAAGTCCACCGATCCGGACAAGGTTGCCGCCTACATCCACGCCAACAGCTTCAAGACCCCGATCGGCACCGTCGAATACGACAAGAAGGGCGACCTGAAGGCGTTCAAGTTCGTCGTCTTCACCTGGCACAAGGATGCCACCAAGACCGAGGCGAAGTAA
- a CDS encoding phosphodiester glycosidase family protein, protein MRFTSVSPIALLAPQRAACAWLAAALLGVLGGAPAAAAEIRQYQYHQTFISACRADPRSDAIRTYWKDAAGVPLGTFARLDAMLREQGQELLCATNAGIYDKQLQPLGLYVENGNVLRKLNTRQNAYGNFYMQPNGVFVLGARNAYIVETGDYAAEAALWGSTARYATQSGPLMMVAGKINPRFAPESPNAVVRNAVCLDAAGMVTLAIARNPISFYDFAVFLRDELKCTDALYLDGSISRMYPTLEANMGPAFGAMIAVLKGAPAK, encoded by the coding sequence ATGCGTTTTACCTCCGTTTCGCCGATTGCTCTTTTGGCCCCGCAGCGGGCCGCCTGCGCATGGCTGGCCGCCGCACTGCTCGGCGTGCTCGGCGGCGCCCCTGCCGCGGCCGCCGAGATCAGGCAATACCAGTACCACCAGACCTTCATCAGCGCCTGCCGCGCCGATCCGCGCAGCGACGCCATCCGCACCTACTGGAAGGACGCGGCCGGGGTGCCCCTGGGCACCTTCGCGCGGCTCGACGCCATGCTGCGCGAGCAGGGCCAGGAGCTGCTGTGCGCCACCAACGCCGGCATCTACGACAAGCAACTGCAGCCGCTGGGCCTGTACGTCGAGAACGGCAACGTGCTGCGCAAGCTCAACACCCGGCAGAACGCCTACGGCAACTTCTACATGCAGCCCAATGGCGTGTTCGTGCTGGGGGCGCGCAACGCCTACATCGTCGAGACCGGGGACTACGCGGCCGAGGCCGCGCTGTGGGGTTCGACCGCGCGCTACGCCACGCAGTCGGGGCCGCTGATGATGGTGGCCGGAAAGATCAACCCGCGCTTCGCCCCGGAGTCGCCCAACGCCGTGGTGCGCAACGCCGTCTGCCTGGACGCCGCCGGCATGGTGACGCTGGCCATCGCGCGCAACCCGATCAGTTTCTACGACTTCGCCGTATTCCTGCGCGACGAGCTCAAATGCACCGACGCGCTGTATCTCGACGGCAGCATCTCGCGCATGTATCCCACGCTGGAAGCCAACATGGGGCCTGCGTTCGGGGCGATGATCGCGGTCCTGAAAGGCGCGCCGGCCAAATGA
- a CDS encoding M15 family metallopeptidase — MTSIAARTPRLPAPLSCLALLGALFLPPSARADIIPVSAAQCADMKARQVITAANPVPCARLATVSFDYTDFDGAVRRGSVVVLDAVAPQVESLFGELLLRSVPLAGAVPLEHFDGDDRKSMAANNTSAFNGRPMTGGGGWSKHAYGAAIDINPLQNPYVSQAGSARQEVLPPAAAPEFLQRAPVKPGMAEDLVGVFYDHGFLVWGGNWKQPIDYQHFEIGSRNFIGKLAALPRREARAEFERYVTRYRSCAHRGAQAAATVEGDDDAPEDTALRESCAARLRK, encoded by the coding sequence ATGACCTCCATCGCCGCCCGCACCCCGCGCTTGCCCGCCCCGCTTTCCTGCCTGGCCTTGCTGGGCGCCCTCTTCCTGCCCCCTTCGGCCCGCGCCGACATCATTCCGGTGTCGGCCGCGCAGTGCGCCGACATGAAGGCGCGCCAGGTGATCACCGCCGCCAATCCGGTGCCCTGCGCGCGGCTGGCCACGGTCAGCTTCGACTACACCGATTTCGACGGCGCCGTGCGCCGCGGCTCGGTGGTGGTGCTGGATGCGGTGGCGCCGCAGGTGGAGTCGCTGTTCGGCGAACTGCTGCTGCGCTCGGTGCCGCTGGCCGGCGCCGTGCCGCTGGAGCATTTCGACGGCGACGACAGGAAATCGATGGCGGCCAACAATACCTCCGCCTTCAACGGCCGCCCGATGACCGGCGGCGGCGGCTGGTCCAAGCATGCCTATGGCGCGGCGATCGACATCAACCCCTTGCAGAATCCCTATGTGAGCCAGGCCGGCAGCGCCCGCCAGGAAGTATTGCCGCCGGCGGCAGCGCCTGAATTCCTGCAGCGCGCGCCGGTGAAGCCCGGCATGGCCGAAGACCTGGTCGGCGTGTTCTACGACCACGGCTTCCTGGTCTGGGGCGGCAACTGGAAGCAACCGATCGACTACCAGCACTTCGAGATCGGCAGCCGCAACTTCATCGGCAAGCTGGCCGCGCTGCCCAGGCGCGAGGCGCGCGCCGAATTCGAGCGCTACGTGACGCGCTATCGCAGCTGCGCCCACCGGGGCGCGCAAGCGGCGGCAACCGTCGAGGGCGATGACGACGCGCCGGAAGACACCGCCCTGCGCGAGAGCTGCGCGGCGCGCCTGCGCAAGTAA
- a CDS encoding GNAT family N-acetyltransferase yields MEQRKEGFVIRTAARDDFPQWKILWDDYNAFYGRSGPTALPPEISLATWTRIHDAAEPVHALVAESEGRLLGIAHYLYHRNTILLGPTCYLQDLYTADAARGKGVGRALIEELYRRAAADGAERVYWHTHHTNAAARRLYDTVALDSGFIVYRKAL; encoded by the coding sequence ATGGAGCAGCGCAAGGAGGGGTTCGTCATCAGGACGGCGGCGCGGGACGATTTTCCGCAATGGAAGATACTCTGGGACGACTACAACGCCTTCTACGGCCGCTCCGGTCCCACTGCACTGCCGCCGGAGATCAGCCTGGCCACCTGGACGCGCATCCATGACGCGGCCGAGCCGGTGCATGCGCTGGTGGCCGAAAGCGAAGGCCGCCTGCTGGGCATCGCCCATTACCTCTATCACCGCAACACCATCCTGCTCGGGCCCACCTGCTACCTGCAGGACCTGTACACCGCCGACGCCGCTCGCGGCAAGGGCGTGGGCCGCGCGCTGATCGAGGAACTGTACCGCCGCGCCGCCGCCGACGGCGCCGAGCGCGTCTACTGGCACACCCATCACACCAACGCCGCCGCGCGCCGCCTGTACGACACGGTTGCGCTGGACTCCGGCTTTATTGTCTACCGCAAGGCGCTGTAA
- a CDS encoding CysB family HTH-type transcriptional regulator: MNFQQLRSIREAARCGFNLTEVANVLFTSQPGVSRQIRELEEELGVEIFERNGKRLTGLTEPGKGILGIVERLLLEAENLRRASKEYAGEESGTLSIATTHTQARYVLPRVVQAFRDAFPQVRIALQQSAPEHIAEWVISGKADIGIATEGLSQFKELVSFPCYTWSHVLVVPQGHPLLGLEQVGLEDLATWPLITYDVGFTGRGHIDQAFRQAGIEPDIVLTAMDSDVIQQYVALGMGVGLVASMAVDQGQHQNLVAINAAHLFKPNIARLAVRRGAYLRGYAYDFILQFAPDLKRADIVNALNEANAQQ; encoded by the coding sequence ATGAACTTCCAGCAATTGCGATCCATCCGCGAAGCCGCGCGCTGCGGCTTCAACCTGACCGAAGTGGCCAACGTGCTCTTCACCTCGCAGCCCGGCGTGTCGCGCCAGATCCGCGAGCTGGAGGAAGAGCTGGGCGTGGAAATCTTCGAGCGCAACGGCAAGCGCCTGACCGGCCTGACCGAGCCCGGCAAGGGCATCCTCGGCATCGTCGAGCGCCTGTTGCTGGAGGCGGAGAACCTGCGCCGCGCCAGCAAGGAGTACGCCGGCGAGGAGAGCGGCACGCTGTCCATCGCCACTACCCACACGCAGGCGCGCTACGTGCTGCCGCGCGTGGTGCAGGCCTTCCGCGACGCCTTCCCGCAGGTGCGCATCGCCCTGCAGCAGAGCGCGCCGGAACACATCGCCGAATGGGTGATCTCGGGCAAGGCCGATATCGGCATCGCCACCGAGGGCCTGTCGCAGTTCAAGGAACTGGTGTCCTTCCCCTGTTATACCTGGAGCCACGTGCTGGTGGTGCCGCAAGGGCATCCGCTCCTGGGGTTGGAGCAGGTCGGCCTGGAAGACCTCGCGACCTGGCCGCTGATCACCTACGACGTCGGCTTCACCGGCCGCGGACACATCGACCAGGCGTTCCGCCAGGCCGGCATCGAGCCCGACATCGTGCTGACCGCGATGGACTCCGACGTCATCCAGCAATACGTGGCGCTGGGCATGGGCGTGGGCCTGGTGGCCTCGATGGCGGTGGACCAGGGCCAGCACCAGAACCTGGTGGCGATCAACGCGGCCCATCTGTTCAAGCCCAACATCGCGCGCCTGGCGGTGCGTCGCGGCGCCTACCTGCGCGGCTACGCCTACGACTTCATCCTGCAGTTCGCGCCCGACCTCAAGCGCGCCGACATCGTCAACGCCTTGAACGAGGCCAACGCCCAGCAGTGA
- a CDS encoding sulfate/molybdate ABC transporter ATP-binding protein, producing MSIEVKQINKRFGSFTALDNVSLDFPAGELTALLGPSGCGKTTLLRIIAGLESPDSGQVLLDGDDASARHVRERQVGFVFQHYALFKHMTVFDNIAFGLRVKPRSQRPSEAAIREKVKSLLELVQLDWLADRYPPQLSGGQRQRIALARALAVEPRVLLLDEPFGALDAKVRKELRRWLRRLHDELHVTSIFVTHDQEEALEVADQVVLMNKGRVEQIGAPQEVYNHPASPFVYGFLGNVNLFHGRLHEGVLDAGGAQFAAPGYDDAQDAAGIGFVRPHDLEVERYSPGAEGIVVQLKRSHAIGPLAQLELERDDNAQLIEAVISNERFSQLDLKSGETLVVKPRRLRVFADQAGVDGGSAR from the coding sequence ATGAGCATCGAAGTCAAACAGATCAACAAGCGCTTCGGCAGCTTCACCGCGCTGGACAACGTCTCGCTGGATTTCCCCGCGGGCGAGCTGACCGCGCTCTTGGGCCCTTCGGGCTGCGGCAAGACCACGCTGTTGCGCATCATCGCCGGCCTGGAGTCGCCCGATTCCGGCCAGGTGCTGCTGGACGGCGACGACGCCTCGGCGCGCCATGTGCGCGAGCGCCAGGTGGGTTTCGTGTTCCAGCACTATGCGCTGTTCAAGCACATGACCGTGTTCGACAACATCGCCTTCGGCCTGCGCGTGAAGCCGCGCAGCCAGCGCCCCTCGGAGGCGGCGATCCGCGAGAAGGTCAAGAGCCTGCTGGAGCTGGTGCAGCTGGACTGGCTGGCCGACCGTTATCCGCCGCAGCTCTCCGGCGGCCAGCGCCAGCGCATCGCCCTGGCGCGCGCGCTGGCGGTGGAGCCGCGCGTGCTGCTGCTGGACGAGCCCTTCGGCGCGCTTGACGCCAAGGTGCGCAAGGAGCTGCGCCGCTGGCTGCGCCGCCTGCATGACGAGCTGCACGTCACCAGCATCTTCGTCACCCACGACCAGGAAGAAGCGCTGGAAGTGGCCGACCAGGTGGTGCTGATGAACAAGGGCCGCGTGGAGCAGATCGGCGCGCCGCAGGAGGTCTACAACCATCCCGCCTCGCCCTTCGTCTACGGCTTCCTGGGCAACGTCAACCTGTTCCACGGCCGCCTGCATGAAGGCGTGCTGGACGCCGGCGGCGCGCAGTTCGCCGCGCCCGGCTACGACGACGCGCAAGACGCCGCCGGCATCGGCTTCGTGCGCCCGCACGATCTTGAAGTGGAGCGCTATTCGCCCGGCGCCGAGGGCATCGTGGTGCAACTGAAGCGCTCGCACGCCATCGGCCCGCTGGCCCAACTGGAGCTGGAGCGCGACGACAACGCCCAATTGATCGAGGCGGTGATTTCCAACGAGCGCTTCTCCCAGCTCGACCTGAAGAGCGGCGAGACCCTGGTGGTCAAGCCGCGCCGGTTGCGGGTGTTCGCCGACCAGGCCGGCGTCGACGGCGGGAGCGCGCGATGA
- the cysW gene encoding sulfate ABC transporter permease subunit CysW produces MSGAPSANFAGRGEPPLTPSATLEPLWVRVALVGIALAFLTLFLFVPLVAVFYEALKKGWDVYVASIVEPDAWSAIKLTLLTAAIAVPLNLVFGVAAAWAIAKFEFRGKNLLLTLIDLPFSVSPVISGLIYVLLFGLQGYFGPWLREHDIKILFAVPGIVLATVFVTFPFVARELIPLMQSQGSEEEEAALVLGASGWRTFWHVTLPNIKWGLLYGVILCNARAMGEFGAVSVVSGHIRGETNTIPLQVEILYNEFNITGAFAVASLLAFLALVTLAIKSLIEWRLHKQLAVSENE; encoded by the coding sequence ATGAGTGGCGCTCCCTCTGCCAATTTCGCCGGCCGCGGCGAACCGCCGCTGACTCCCTCCGCCACGCTGGAACCCTTGTGGGTGCGCGTGGCGCTGGTGGGCATCGCGCTGGCCTTCCTGACGCTGTTCCTGTTCGTGCCGCTGGTGGCGGTGTTCTACGAGGCGCTCAAGAAGGGCTGGGACGTCTACGTGGCTTCCATCGTCGAACCCGACGCCTGGTCGGCCATCAAGCTGACGCTGCTGACGGCGGCCATCGCCGTGCCCCTGAACCTGGTGTTCGGCGTGGCGGCGGCCTGGGCCATCGCCAAGTTCGAGTTCCGCGGCAAGAACCTGCTGCTCACGCTGATCGACCTGCCGTTCTCGGTGTCGCCGGTGATCTCCGGCCTGATCTACGTATTGCTGTTCGGCCTGCAGGGCTACTTCGGCCCCTGGCTGCGCGAGCACGACATCAAGATCCTGTTCGCGGTGCCGGGCATCGTGCTGGCCACCGTGTTCGTGACCTTCCCCTTCGTGGCGCGCGAGCTGATCCCGCTGATGCAGTCGCAAGGCAGCGAGGAGGAGGAAGCCGCGCTGGTGCTGGGCGCCTCCGGCTGGCGCACCTTCTGGCACGTGACCCTGCCCAACATCAAGTGGGGCCTGCTGTACGGCGTGATCCTGTGCAATGCCCGCGCCATGGGCGAGTTCGGCGCGGTGTCGGTGGTCTCCGGCCACATCCGCGGCGAGACCAACACGATTCCGCTGCAAGTCGAGATCCTCTACAACGAATTTAACATCACCGGCGCCTTCGCCGTGGCGTCGCTGCTGGCCTTCCTGGCGCTGGTGACGCTGGCGATCAAGAGCCTCATCGAGTGGCGCCTGCACAAGCAGCTGGCCGTCTCCGAGAACGAATAA
- the cysT gene encoding sulfate ABC transporter permease subunit CysT, protein MSASSSPAAPIVAPQATATASRSARGKRVLPGFGLSLGFTIFYLTLIVLIPLSAIFLKTFTLTWEGFVEAVTSPRVMASYRLTFGASLIGALLNVFFGGIVAWVLVRYRFPGKRIVDALVDLPFALPTAVAGIALTTLYSQNGWIGSLLAKIGIKVAFTPLGVLVALTFIGLPFVVRTVQPVLEDAERELEEAAASLGASRWQTFSYVIFPTVLPALLTGFALSFARAAGEYGSVVFIAGNMPMVSEITPLFIVTKLEQYDYAGATAIATVMLVVSFLLLLTINLLQAWTRKRGRAERA, encoded by the coding sequence ATGTCCGCATCCAGTTCACCAGCCGCACCCATCGTGGCCCCGCAGGCCACGGCGACGGCCTCCCGCAGCGCCCGCGGCAAGCGCGTGCTGCCGGGTTTCGGCCTGTCGCTGGGCTTCACCATTTTCTACCTGACGCTGATCGTGCTGATCCCGCTGTCGGCGATCTTCCTCAAAACCTTCACCCTCACCTGGGAGGGCTTCGTCGAGGCGGTGACCTCGCCGCGCGTGATGGCGTCCTACCGGTTGACCTTCGGCGCCTCGCTGATCGGCGCCTTGCTCAACGTCTTCTTCGGCGGCATCGTGGCCTGGGTGCTGGTGCGCTACCGCTTCCCCGGCAAGCGCATCGTGGACGCCCTGGTCGACTTGCCGTTCGCGCTGCCCACCGCGGTGGCCGGCATCGCGCTGACCACCCTGTATTCCCAGAACGGCTGGATCGGCAGCCTGCTGGCCAAGATCGGCATCAAGGTCGCCTTCACCCCGCTGGGCGTGCTGGTGGCGCTGACCTTCATCGGCTTGCCCTTCGTGGTGCGCACCGTGCAGCCGGTGCTGGAAGACGCCGAGCGCGAACTTGAGGAAGCGGCCGCCAGCCTCGGCGCCAGCCGCTGGCAAACCTTCTCCTACGTGATCTTCCCGACCGTGCTGCCGGCGCTGCTCACCGGCTTTGCGCTGTCCTTTGCGCGCGCCGCCGGCGAATACGGTTCGGTGGTCTTTATCGCCGGCAACATGCCGATGGTGTCGGAGATCACGCCGCTGTTCATCGTGACCAAGCTGGAGCAATACGACTACGCAGGCGCCACCGCGATCGCCACGGTGATGCTGGTGGTGTCGTTCCTGCTGCTGCTGACGATCAACCTGTTGCAAGCCTGGACCCGCAAGCGCGGCCGGGCGGAAAGGGCCTGA